A genomic stretch from Limanda limanda chromosome 11, fLimLim1.1, whole genome shotgun sequence includes:
- the LOC133014238 gene encoding C-X-C chemokine receptor type 3-like, whose product MDVDLGGFLGQNGTYDYDKDYEYKPDDESEGSRAVLIPLLYSAVMVVGQLGNVLLLVILTQKRKSWTISDIFILHLGVSDALLLATLPLRAVQAAEHGWRFGTELCKISGAVFNINFYCGIFLLACISVDRCLSIVHNKQLFTHNRPARAHLSCLVAWFISLILTIPDWIFLTAANDEKGDVCRSDYSQSETDWRLLSRLRHHTLGLLLPAAVLIFCCVRILLRLQQRPKSSQKPTDIMVLLLLVGVFFLCWVPYNITLIVDTFRNGSKEPQDGSSGEGSLKTALMVTAALGCVHACLRPLLYFGLCDNFRKRAVALLTCATDEPKGSLCELGVGEEARPDQSQEVQEIKPMTSVEQQVPSPQC is encoded by the exons atGGACGTGGATCTTGGTGGATTTCTGGGCCAGAACGGGACCTACGATTATGATAAGGACTATGAGTATAAGCCAGACGACGAATCGGAGGGCAGCCGGGCCGTGTTGATCCCGCTGCTGTACTCCGCCGTGATGGTTGTAGGTCAACTTGGGAACGTGCTGCTCCTGGTTATTCTCACGCAGAAGAGAAAATCTTGGACCATATCAGACATCTTCATCCTCCACCTGGGAGTCTCAGACGCCCTGCTGCTGGCCACGCTGCCCCTCAGGGCCGTACAGGCCGCTGAACACGGGTGGCGCTTTGGGACTGAGCTGTGCAAGATCAGTGGAGCTGTTTTTAAT ATCAACTTCTACTGCGGGATCTTTCTGCTGGCGTGCATCAGTGTCGACCGCTGCCTGTCCATCGTCCACAACAAGCAGCTGTTCACCCACAACAGACCTGCCAGGGCTCATCTCAGCTGCCTAGTCGCCTGGTTCATCTCCCTGATCCTGACCATACCCGACTGGATTTTTCTAACAGCTGCGAATGATGAAAAAGGAGATGTTTGTCGTAGCGACTACTCTCAGTCAGAAACTGACTGGCGACTGTTGTCACGCCTGCGCCACCACACACTGGGCCTCCTGCTGCCTGCAGCCGTCCTGATCTTCTGCTGCGTTCGTATCCTGCTCCGGCTGCAGCAGAGACCGAAAAGCTCCCAAAAGCCGACTGACATCAtggtcctcctgctcctggtgGGGGTCTTCTTTCTCTGCTGGGTGCCGTACAACATCACGCTCATTGTGGACACCTTCAGGAACGGTTCTAAGGAACCTCAGGATGGTTCTTCTGGAGAAGGTTCTCTGAAAACAGCTCTGATGGTCACAGCGGCTCTGGGCTGCGTTCACGCCTGCCTCAGGCCTCTGCTCTATTTCGGCCTGTGTGATAACTTCAGGAAACGGGCCGTGGCCTTACTGACATGTGCTACGGATGAACCTAAAGGGTCACTGTGCGAGCTGGGTGTGGGCGAAGAAGCTCGGCCCGACCAGAgtcaggaggtgcaggagatAAAACCGATGACAAGTGTCGAGCAACAGGTGCCGTCGCCTCAGTGCTGA
- the cxcr3.1 gene encoding C-X-C chemokine receptor type 3.1, whose translation MAEEDYDLQLYGGPIALDGEYYDIFLNYSNDNNSCCEGGDVCDLNEGRNFEAVFIPVLYSVAFVVGILGNGVLLGVLAQSRRTWSVTDTFILHLGVADVLLLVTLPLWVVEAAQPAGWTFGTPLCKITGAVFTFNFYCGIFLLACISMDRYLSIVHATQMYSRRKPWVVHASCFAVWNFSLLLSIPDWIFLEAVYDDRRNRKECIPNYYKFDSDSVGDWRLASRLLYHMVGFLLPSAILIFCYSCILARLRSGSQGIQKQKAFRVIVAVVVVFFVCWTPYNITLMVDTLHSANRSDTCGVRTSLEKAKTITSSVGYLHCSLNPILYAFVGVKFRRQLLNILRSLGCKIKKSSKFQSVVSSRRSSFWSESADTSNSIAI comes from the exons ATGGCAGAGGAGGATTACGATTTG CAATTATATGGTGGCCCTATAGCACTGGACGGAGAATATTACGATATTTTCCTCAACTACTCCAACGACAATAACAGCTGTTGCGAGGGGGGTGACGTGTGCGACCTGAACGAGGGCAGGAACTTCGAGGCAGTGTTCATCCCAGTTCTGTACTCTGTGGCGTTTGTTGTGGGCATCCTGGGAAATGGAGTGCTGCTGGGAGTTCTGGCTCAGAGCAGGAGGACCTGGAGTGTGACAGACACCTTCATCCTCCACCTGGGTGTGGCTGACGTCCTGCTGCTGGTGACGCTGCCCCTCTGGGTCGTGGAGGCCGCTCAACCTGCTGGCTGGACCTTTGGTACTCCCCTCTGTAAGATCACTGGGGCTGTTTTCACG TTCAACTTCTACTGTGGGATCTTTCTGCTGGCCTGCATCAGTATGGACCGCTACCTGTCCATCGTTCACGCCACACAGATGTACTCCCGTAGAAAGCCCTGGGTGGTTCATGCCAGCTGCTTTGCTGTGTGGAACTTCTCCTTGCTCCTCTCCATCCCTGACTGGATCTTCTTGGAGGCTGTTTATGATGACCGACGAAACAGAAAAGAGTGCATTCCCAACTACTACAAGTTTGACTCTGATTCAGTAGGCGACTGGCGACTGGCATCTCGCCTGCTCTACCACATGGTGGGCTTCCTGCTCCCCTCGGCGATCCTGATCTTCTGCTACTCCTGCATCCTGGCGCGGCTGCGTTCCGGCTCCCAGGGCATCCAAAAGCAGAAGGCCTTTAGGGTCATTGTAGCCGTGGTGGTGGTTTTCTTTGTCTGCTGGACGCCCTACAACATCACGCTCATGGTGGACACACTTCATTCCGCCAACAGAAGCGATACCTGCGGGGTCAGGACGTCTCTGGAGAAAGCAAAGACCATCACCTCCTCCGTGGGTTACCTCCACTGCAGCCTCAATCCCATCCTGTACGCCTTTGTGGGCGTGAAGTTCCGGCGTCAGCTCCTGAACATCCTGAGGTCTCTGGGCTGCAAGATAAAGAAAAGCTCCAAATTCCAGTCTGTcgtcagcagcaggagaagctctTTTTGGTCGGAGTCTGCCGACACCTCCAACTCCATCGCTATCTGA